A genomic segment from Agrobacterium vitis encodes:
- a CDS encoding LacI family DNA-binding transcriptional regulator, which yields MKPTVHDIAAQAGVSLATVDRVLNNRTGVSAATRARVESAVGVLGYVRDLAAANLAKGRIYPFIFILPANDNSFMHGLRLQVLDAASRAGMERTRIDIIDVAAFDAASLIAALDDAAARQPAGVAVVAVDAPDVAAAVARLRGAGIPVVTLVSDLSGAERDHFVGIDNRAAGRTAASLLGRFTGGRQGTIAIVAGSMLVRDHRDRFEGFRAVMAAEFPQLTLLPVLEGRDDPHRVETLLQDLFSQSPYITGLYSLGAGNRGLIAALERLDADRRPLVVAHELTPVTRAALMSGLIDAVLNQDAGHEVRSAIRVLKAKADGAAVLAAQERIRLDIFLKDNLPEQEQR from the coding sequence ATGAAACCGACGGTTCATGACATTGCGGCACAGGCGGGCGTCAGCTTGGCGACGGTGGACCGGGTTTTGAACAATCGCACTGGCGTCAGTGCTGCGACCCGCGCCCGCGTGGAAAGCGCCGTCGGCGTGCTTGGCTATGTTCGGGATCTGGCAGCGGCCAATCTGGCCAAAGGCCGGATTTATCCTTTCATTTTCATCCTGCCTGCCAATGACAATTCCTTTATGCACGGTCTGCGCCTGCAAGTGCTCGATGCCGCCAGCCGGGCTGGCATGGAGCGAACCCGCATCGATATTATCGATGTTGCGGCTTTCGATGCGGCATCTTTGATCGCGGCCCTGGACGATGCTGCGGCACGCCAACCCGCTGGCGTGGCCGTGGTGGCGGTGGATGCGCCGGACGTGGCTGCGGCTGTAGCGCGGTTGCGTGGTGCTGGCATACCGGTGGTGACACTGGTCTCCGATCTCAGCGGTGCCGAGCGCGACCATTTTGTCGGCATAGACAACCGTGCCGCCGGGCGCACGGCAGCCAGCCTGCTTGGCCGGTTTACCGGCGGACGGCAAGGGACGATTGCAATTGTCGCCGGGTCGATGCTGGTGCGCGACCACCGCGACCGGTTCGAGGGATTTCGCGCTGTGATGGCGGCTGAATTTCCGCAATTGACCTTGCTACCGGTGCTGGAAGGCCGTGACGATCCGCATCGTGTCGAAACCCTGCTGCAGGATCTGTTTTCGCAATCGCCTTATATAACAGGCCTCTACAGCCTGGGTGCAGGCAATCGCGGCCTGATCGCGGCACTGGAGCGGCTGGATGCCGACCGTCGCCCCCTGGTGGTCGCCCATGAATTGACGCCGGTGACGAGAGCGGCGCTGATGTCTGGACTGATCGATGCGGTGCTGAACCAGGACGCCGGACATGAAGTGCGCAGCGCCATCCGGGTGTTGAAGGCCAAGGCCGATGGTGCGGCTGTGTTGGCGGCGCAGGAACGCATTCGTCTCGACATATTTCTCAAAGACAATCTGCCAGAGCAAGAACAGCGATAA
- a CDS encoding DHA2 family efflux MFS transporter permease subunit: MTENASTAGPGEVPHTLSRRDVIGFLAMVFGMFMAILDIQIVSASLSEIQAGLGAGSEEVSWVQTSYLIAEVIMIPLSGMLARIVSTRVLFSCAAAGFTIASAMAATATNIEQMIIYRAIQGFIGGGMIPSVFAAAFTIFPPSKRSIVSPIIGLVATLAPTIGPTVGGYISHAMSWHWLFLINVFPGIIVTLVVWTFVDFDKPDRSLLAKFDWWGLFSMALFLGAMEYVLEEGNNKDWFNDERIVWGALLMTLGGVVFFYRAFTCEQPVVDLRAFSNRNFAFGSLFSFVMGMGLYGLTYLYPLYLSRIRGYDSLMIGETMFVSGLAMFLTAPLAGILSTKMDPRLMMACGFTSFALGTYMVTGMTADWDFYDLLVPQILRGCALMTCMVPINNIALGTLPPERIKNASGLYNLTRNLGGAVGLAIINTLLTRRTDEHYARMVEHVTWSKPAAMNWLETLSSNYAFHGLDGDNAALKKLSGMVNQQAWIMAFMDVFLGITILFIALTALSTMIKKPEGAVPADAAH, from the coding sequence ATGACGGAAAATGCAAGCACGGCCGGACCGGGCGAGGTTCCGCACACGCTGAGCCGGCGCGATGTCATCGGCTTTCTGGCGATGGTGTTCGGCATGTTCATGGCCATCCTCGACATCCAGATCGTCTCGGCATCGCTTTCCGAAATCCAGGCTGGTCTTGGGGCCGGTTCTGAAGAAGTGTCGTGGGTGCAGACGTCCTATCTGATCGCGGAAGTGATCATGATCCCCTTGTCTGGCATGCTGGCACGGATCGTGTCGACACGGGTGCTGTTTTCCTGTGCGGCGGCTGGTTTCACCATTGCCAGCGCCATGGCGGCGACCGCCACCAATATCGAGCAGATGATCATCTACCGCGCCATCCAGGGCTTTATCGGCGGCGGCATGATTCCCTCGGTTTTTGCTGCGGCGTTTACAATTTTTCCGCCCTCCAAACGCAGCATCGTCTCGCCGATCATCGGCCTGGTCGCAACGCTTGCGCCAACCATCGGCCCGACGGTTGGCGGCTATATCAGCCATGCCATGTCCTGGCACTGGCTGTTTCTGATCAATGTGTTCCCCGGTATTATCGTCACCCTCGTGGTCTGGACATTCGTGGACTTCGACAAGCCCGACAGATCCTTGCTGGCGAAGTTCGACTGGTGGGGCCTGTTTTCCATGGCGCTTTTTCTGGGGGCGATGGAATATGTTCTGGAAGAGGGCAATAACAAGGACTGGTTTAACGACGAGCGCATCGTTTGGGGCGCTCTGCTGATGACCTTGGGTGGGGTGGTGTTCTTCTACCGTGCCTTCACCTGCGAGCAGCCCGTGGTCGATCTCAGGGCTTTTTCCAATCGAAATTTTGCCTTCGGATCACTGTTCTCCTTCGTCATGGGCATGGGCCTCTATGGCTTGACCTATCTCTATCCGCTCTATCTTTCACGGATACGCGGCTATGACAGTCTGATGATCGGCGAAACAATGTTTGTTTCGGGTCTTGCGATGTTTCTGACCGCGCCGCTTGCTGGCATATTGTCCACGAAAATGGACCCGCGGCTGATGATGGCCTGCGGCTTTACCAGCTTTGCGCTTGGCACCTACATGGTTACGGGCATGACCGCCGATTGGGATTTTTACGATTTGCTGGTGCCGCAAATCTTGCGTGGCTGCGCATTGATGACGTGCATGGTTCCGATCAACAATATTGCCCTTGGCACTCTTCCTCCCGAGCGGATCAAAAATGCGTCCGGCCTCTACAATCTGACACGAAATCTCGGTGGTGCCGTCGGGCTGGCGATCATCAACACACTGTTGACCCGGCGCACGGACGAGCATTATGCACGCATGGTCGAACATGTGACCTGGAGCAAGCCAGCGGCGATGAACTGGCTCGAAACGCTTTCGTCCAATTACGCGTTTCATGGTCTTGATGGTGATAATGCAGCCTTGAAAAAACTGTCCGGCATGGTCAACCAGCAAGCCTGGATCATGGCATTTATGGATGTATTTTTAGGGATCACAATCTTGTTTATTGCGCTAACGGCACTTTCAACGATGATAAAAAAACCTGAAGGTGCCGTGCCCGCCGATGCGGCGCACTAA
- a CDS encoding HlyD family secretion protein encodes MSVSPRKGAIRAVDTQDQSVDQERSALDEAVTGEVGSDPVTGDATARDAKARAEAASPAATVAPAAGQAPPKKRRSPVLPIIALAVLAGAGYYGYNYWTEGRFMISTDDAYIGGDIAVITPKVTGYVQSVSVTDNDHVKKGDVIATLDGGDYHIALDQAKSQLATQKLTVERIEAQVQGGEAALQQSKAQQASAEATLRTAQLSFKRVTDLRAQSVMSQSELDTATSTLAVAQANVDAAVAAVASSVSSIAVLKAQKAEAQAGVLTEETVVAKAQRDLDFTVLRAPYDGVIGNLAVQVGDLVSSSKRLASLVPVGRLYIDANFKETQLSGIVPGSKVRVHVDAYDEHAVEGTVVSIAAGSGSIFSMLPAENATGNFTKVIQRVPVRISIPQDVLDKGYLRAGLSVVVDVDTRTAPKAPDAK; translated from the coding sequence ATGTCTGTTTCTCCCAGAAAGGGCGCGATCCGCGCCGTCGATACACAGGATCAATCGGTCGATCAGGAGCGTTCCGCCTTGGATGAAGCCGTGACCGGCGAGGTCGGTTCCGATCCGGTGACAGGCGACGCGACGGCACGTGATGCCAAGGCGCGGGCTGAAGCCGCGTCGCCCGCCGCGACGGTAGCGCCTGCCGCAGGACAGGCCCCTCCGAAGAAGCGCCGCAGCCCCGTGCTGCCGATCATCGCGCTGGCCGTTCTGGCGGGTGCGGGCTATTACGGCTACAATTACTGGACCGAGGGCCGGTTCATGATCTCCACCGACGACGCCTATATTGGCGGTGATATCGCGGTGATCACCCCGAAGGTGACCGGCTATGTCCAGTCGGTCTCGGTGACCGACAACGATCATGTCAAGAAGGGCGACGTGATCGCCACTCTCGATGGCGGCGATTATCACATTGCGCTCGATCAGGCCAAGAGCCAGCTCGCCACGCAGAAGCTGACGGTGGAGCGCATCGAGGCGCAGGTGCAGGGCGGCGAAGCGGCTCTTCAGCAATCCAAGGCCCAGCAGGCATCCGCCGAGGCGACGTTGCGTACGGCGCAATTGTCCTTCAAGCGTGTCACGGATTTGCGGGCCCAGTCGGTGATGTCTCAGTCCGAGCTGGACACCGCAACATCGACGCTCGCTGTCGCCCAGGCCAATGTGGATGCTGCGGTTGCAGCCGTTGCCTCCTCGGTGTCAAGCATTGCCGTCCTCAAGGCCCAGAAGGCCGAGGCGCAGGCTGGCGTGCTGACGGAAGAAACGGTCGTTGCAAAGGCCCAGCGCGATCTGGATTTCACCGTGCTGCGTGCACCTTATGACGGTGTGATCGGTAATCTGGCCGTTCAGGTCGGCGATCTCGTGTCGAGCAGCAAGCGGCTTGCCTCACTGGTGCCGGTTGGCAGGCTCTATATCGATGCCAATTTCAAGGAAACGCAGCTGTCCGGTATCGTGCCGGGTTCCAAGGTGCGGGTGCATGTGGATGCCTATGACGAGCATGCCGTTGAAGGGACAGTGGTGTCGATTGCCGCAGGTTCCGGTTCGATCTTCTCGATGCTGCCGGCAGAAAATGCCACGGGCAATTTCACCAAGGTCATCCAGCGGGTTCCGGTACGGATCTCCATTCCGCAGGACGTGCTCGACAAGGGTTATCTGCGGGCAGGCTTAAGTGTTGTGGTTGATGTCGACACCCGCACCGCGCCCAAGGCACCTGACGCGAAGTAA
- a CDS encoding TetR/AcrR family transcriptional regulator, whose protein sequence is MTVVDDEKPAQAASGRFAAGEDPAKRDQILDGAKRAFMKHGFDAASMNDVTREAGVSKGTIYVYFQSKEDLFAALINTQKQKFAAALRDILADEIDLHAALRRYARAFTDYILTSEMIPAMRMLLAVQDRMPHLCKSFMQSGPENVRTVLEDYLEVQVKAGRLDIADTELAARQFIELATGSYFKKRLFGEIEVPPPQAEIDYIIDNALHIFMLAYDRKAKSGLEAQAAN, encoded by the coding sequence ATGACAGTCGTCGACGATGAAAAACCCGCCCAGGCCGCGTCAGGACGTTTCGCCGCAGGTGAAGATCCGGCAAAGCGCGACCAGATCCTGGATGGTGCCAAACGCGCCTTCATGAAGCATGGCTTCGATGCGGCCAGCATGAACGATGTCACCCGGGAAGCCGGCGTGTCCAAGGGGACGATCTATGTCTATTTCCAGAGCAAGGAAGATCTGTTTGCCGCGCTGATCAACACTCAGAAGCAGAAATTTGCCGCCGCTCTGCGCGATATTCTGGCGGACGAGATCGACCTGCACGCTGCTCTGCGCCGTTACGCCAGGGCTTTTACCGATTACATCCTCACCAGCGAGATGATTCCGGCCATGCGCATGTTGCTGGCCGTGCAAGACCGCATGCCTCACCTGTGTAAGAGCTTCATGCAATCTGGACCGGAAAACGTCCGCACGGTTCTGGAGGATTATCTGGAGGTCCAGGTCAAGGCCGGGCGTCTCGACATAGCCGATACCGAGCTTGCCGCCCGCCAGTTCATCGAACTGGCCACCGGCTCCTATTTCAAGAAGCGGCTGTTCGGTGAAATCGAAGTGCCGCCGCCGCAGGCGGAAATCGACTACATCATCGACAACGCCCTGCATATTTTCATGCTCGCCTATGATCGCAAGGCCAAAAGCGGCCTTGAGGCGCAAGCGGCCAACTGA
- a CDS encoding TerC family protein, translating to MQDFTYLLSDPAAWIALVTLIVMEVVLGIDNLVFISILTNKLPEGQRDKARKIGIGLALVMRLGLLGTVAWIVQLTTPVFTLFGHGFSWKDMILIAGGLFLVWKATKEIHHSVDPVDKEGDFIGTATTTMGAAIGQILLLDLVFSVDSIITAVGMTEHVVIMVIAVIFAVTVMLLAANPLGRFIEKNPTVVMLALGFLMMIGMTLIADGMGFHVPKGYLYAAMAFSALVEGLNMMARRKKQATKAEDAARKKLH from the coding sequence ATGCAGGACTTTACCTATTTGCTCAGCGATCCGGCGGCCTGGATCGCTCTTGTGACGCTGATCGTCATGGAAGTGGTGCTGGGAATAGACAATCTGGTCTTCATTTCCATTCTCACCAACAAGCTGCCGGAGGGGCAAAGAGATAAGGCCCGCAAGATCGGTATTGGTCTAGCGCTCGTCATGCGCCTCGGCCTGCTCGGCACCGTCGCCTGGATCGTTCAGCTGACCACGCCGGTCTTCACCCTGTTCGGCCACGGCTTCTCCTGGAAGGACATGATCCTGATTGCTGGTGGCCTGTTCCTGGTCTGGAAAGCCACCAAGGAAATCCATCACAGCGTCGATCCGGTCGACAAGGAAGGCGATTTCATCGGCACCGCCACGACGACCATGGGGGCTGCAATCGGCCAGATCCTGCTGCTTGACCTGGTGTTTTCGGTTGACAGCATCATCACCGCCGTTGGCATGACCGAGCATGTGGTTATTATGGTGATTGCCGTGATCTTCGCCGTCACCGTCATGCTGCTGGCGGCCAACCCGCTGGGCCGCTTCATCGAGAAAAACCCGACCGTGGTCATGCTGGCCCTGGGCTTCCTGATGATGATTGGTATGACGCTGATTGCCGATGGCATGGGCTTCCATGTGCCGAAGGGCTATCTCTACGCCGCCATGGCCTTCTCCGCCCTTGTCGAAGGCCTCAATATGATGGCACGGCGCAAGAAGCAGGCGACGAAAGCCGAGGATGCGGCGCGCAAGAAGCTGCATTGA
- a CDS encoding sulfate transporter family protein → MILDAAMLSLRNLFAPETRSVFWKVLGLTLAALAGLWLALRELFIFYLWPWFAGFFPATPDWAGWLVLILGIVASIGLALVLALLLAPVTAIIAGLFLDDVAEVVEKRDYPTDTPGTAMPLGDAIVQSLQFFGIVILGNLIAFMLLFVPGINLIAFFLVNGYLLGREFFEFAAMRLRPTIEARQFRAKHSGTIFLAGLVIAAFLAIPILNLLTPLFAAGLMVHLHKMLSVKDPQFSKDLRR, encoded by the coding sequence GTGATCCTTGATGCCGCCATGCTGTCGCTGCGCAATCTGTTTGCGCCGGAAACCCGTTCGGTGTTCTGGAAAGTGCTGGGCTTGACGCTGGCCGCCCTGGCCGGGCTGTGGCTGGCGCTGCGTGAGCTGTTTATCTTCTATCTCTGGCCCTGGTTTGCCGGGTTTTTCCCAGCAACGCCGGATTGGGCCGGCTGGCTGGTGCTGATCCTCGGCATTGTCGCCAGTATTGGCCTGGCATTGGTGCTGGCGCTGCTGTTGGCGCCGGTTACAGCCATCATTGCTGGCCTGTTTCTCGATGATGTCGCCGAAGTCGTGGAAAAGCGGGATTATCCAACCGATACGCCCGGCACAGCCATGCCGCTTGGCGATGCCATCGTCCAATCGCTGCAATTTTTCGGCATCGTCATCCTCGGCAATCTCATCGCCTTCATGCTGCTCTTCGTGCCGGGCATCAACCTGATCGCGTTTTTCCTGGTCAACGGCTACTTGCTGGGCCGGGAGTTTTTCGAATTCGCCGCCATGCGGCTGCGCCCGACCATTGAGGCGCGGCAATTTCGCGCCAAGCATTCCGGCACGATCTTCCTGGCCGGACTGGTGATTGCTGCATTTCTGGCAATCCCGATCCTCAACCTGCTGACGCCGCTGTTTGCCGCAGGGCTGATGGTGCATCTGCACAAGATGCTGTCGGTCAAAGACCCGCAGTTTTCAAAGGATCTGCGGCGGTAG
- the nth gene encoding endonuclease III — MKSSTQTLKKSISSAAQPKPAGRKVAVRSAYSKAELEEIFRRFSVQRPEPKGELEHVNPFTLVVAVALSAQATDAGVNKATRALFAVADTPEKMVALGEEKVRDYIKTIGLFRNKAKNVIALSQKLIDDFGSEVPKTREELVTLPGVGRKTANVVMSMAFGIPTMAVDTHILRIGNRIRLAPGKTPDEIEEILMRIIPTHYLFHAHHWLILHGRYCCKARKPECERCVIADLCKSPEKTCDVPAPLVELPPQIL, encoded by the coding sequence ATGAAATCCAGCACGCAAACTTTGAAAAAGTCAATTTCTTCCGCAGCGCAGCCCAAGCCAGCGGGACGAAAAGTCGCGGTCCGCAGCGCCTATTCCAAGGCCGAGCTGGAGGAAATCTTCCGGCGGTTTTCCGTGCAGCGCCCGGAGCCGAAGGGCGAGCTGGAGCATGTCAACCCGTTTACCCTTGTCGTCGCCGTAGCCCTTTCGGCGCAGGCGACCGATGCGGGCGTCAACAAGGCGACCCGCGCCCTGTTTGCCGTGGCCGATACGCCGGAAAAAATGGTGGCGCTGGGCGAAGAGAAGGTGCGCGACTATATCAAGACCATCGGGCTTTTTCGCAACAAGGCGAAGAATGTCATCGCGCTCAGCCAAAAGCTGATCGACGATTTCGGCAGCGAGGTGCCGAAAACCCGCGAGGAACTGGTGACGCTGCCCGGCGTTGGCCGCAAGACCGCCAATGTGGTAATGTCCATGGCCTTCGGCATTCCGACCATGGCTGTCGACACGCATATCCTGCGGATCGGCAACCGCATCCGGCTGGCGCCCGGCAAGACGCCCGATGAGATCGAGGAGATCCTGATGCGGATCATCCCCACGCACTATCTTTTCCATGCCCATCACTGGCTGATCCTGCATGGGCGCTACTGTTGCAAGGCCCGCAAGCCTGAATGCGAACGCTGCGTGATTGCCGATCTGTGCAAATCGCCGGAAAAGACCTGCGACGTGCCAGCACCGCTGGTGGAGCTACCGCCGCAGATCCTTTGA
- a CDS encoding DUF2244 domain-containing protein, whose protein sequence is MGEVADQPIFAAELVPYRSLGRKGFRIMLMLSGLVCVGYGGFFLTTGAWPIGFFFGLDFLLLYGAFRLNYRAAKAREEVTVSRTTVSIRKFTPSGRMTEFRWNPFWARFFVRRHEEFGIISMSVQGQGRATDVGSFLNPDDRESFAKAFRGALATVTQRI, encoded by the coding sequence ATGGGCGAGGTTGCCGATCAACCGATTTTCGCTGCCGAACTGGTACCCTATCGGTCGCTGGGCCGAAAGGGGTTTCGCATCATGCTGATGCTGTCCGGCCTCGTCTGTGTCGGCTATGGCGGGTTTTTCCTGACGACGGGCGCCTGGCCAATCGGGTTTTTCTTCGGCCTGGATTTTCTGCTGCTCTACGGTGCCTTCCGGCTGAATTACCGGGCGGCCAAAGCCCGCGAGGAAGTGACCGTATCGCGCACCACTGTGTCGATCCGCAAATTTACCCCCTCGGGGCGGATGACTGAATTTCGCTGGAACCCGTTCTGGGCGCGGTTTTTCGTCCGCCGCCACGAGGAGTTCGGGATCATCTCGATGTCGGTACAGGGGCAAGGCCGGGCCACCGATGTCGGCTCCTTCCTCAATCCCGATGATCGCGAAAGCTTTGCCAAGGCTTTTCGCGGCGCCTTGGCAACGGTGACGCAGCGGATCTGA
- a CDS encoding methylated-DNA--[protein]-cysteine S-methyltransferase, whose product MTTFARSFETGASDITPEGSDYQTVRRVIEMLTLDYREQPALETIAERLGQSPTQLQKTFTRWAGLSPKAFLQAVTLDHAKRLLGHEGLPLLETALELGLSGPGRLHDLFVSHEAMSPGEWKAKGAGLTIRHSFHSSPFGQALVMVTDRGLAGLGFCDPGEEAACYADMAGRWPLANFVEDPVAIEPYVTRIFDPACWQAEQPLRVVLIGSDFQVRVWQSLLQIPLGRAVTYSDIAQKIGQPTASRAVGAAVGRNPISFVVPCHRALGKSGALTGYHWGLTRKRAMLGWEAGQVES is encoded by the coding sequence ATGACCACATTTGCCCGCAGTTTTGAAACAGGCGCCAGCGACATCACCCCCGAAGGGAGCGATTACCAGACCGTGCGCCGGGTGATCGAAATGCTGACGCTGGACTATCGGGAGCAACCGGCGCTGGAAACCATCGCCGAGCGGCTTGGCCAATCCCCCACCCAATTGCAGAAAACCTTCACCCGCTGGGCTGGCCTGTCGCCCAAAGCGTTCTTGCAAGCGGTGACGCTGGATCATGCCAAACGGCTGCTGGGCCATGAAGGCCTGCCTTTGCTGGAAACCGCGCTGGAGCTTGGCCTGTCCGGGCCGGGCCGGTTGCATGACCTGTTCGTCAGCCATGAAGCGATGTCGCCGGGCGAATGGAAAGCCAAAGGAGCGGGCCTGACCATCCGCCACAGCTTCCACTCTTCACCGTTCGGCCAGGCGCTGGTGATGGTGACGGATCGCGGCTTGGCAGGCCTCGGCTTTTGCGATCCGGGCGAAGAAGCCGCCTGCTACGCAGACATGGCCGGGCGCTGGCCGCTGGCAAATTTTGTCGAGGACCCAGTGGCCATCGAACCCTATGTGACCAGGATCTTCGACCCCGCCTGCTGGCAGGCGGAACAGCCGCTCCGCGTCGTGCTGATCGGCTCGGATTTCCAGGTCCGGGTCTGGCAAAGCCTACTGCAAATCCCGCTTGGCCGCGCCGTCACCTATTCCGACATCGCCCAGAAAATCGGCCAACCCACCGCCAGCCGCGCCGTGGGGGCAGCAGTGGGACGGAACCCGATTTCCTTCGTGGTGCCGTGTCATAGGGCGCTGGGGAAGAGCGGCGCGTTGACGGGGTATCACTGGGGCTTGACGCGGAAACGGGCGATGCTGGGGTGGGAGGCTGGGCAGGTGGAGTCTTGA
- a CDS encoding ribonuclease E inhibitor RraB, which produces MAEDYHARLEENAWVLADMKANGVDLSKERIIDFAHVFNNKAAAQSFVDAVVARGLVAEFDLIDSGEYDVIVSLRLKPNLNEITVHESDLGKLARSFHGHADGWGFINDDNVGSH; this is translated from the coding sequence ATGGCCGAAGACTATCACGCTCGTTTGGAAGAAAATGCTTGGGTGTTGGCCGATATGAAAGCAAATGGGGTCGATCTCTCTAAAGAGAGGATCATAGACTTTGCTCATGTCTTCAACAACAAAGCCGCCGCACAATCCTTTGTTGATGCCGTTGTGGCGCGAGGGCTGGTAGCCGAGTTTGATCTCATAGACAGCGGCGAGTATGACGTGATTGTCAGTCTACGGTTAAAGCCCAATCTCAACGAGATCACCGTGCATGAAAGTGACTTAGGCAAGCTCGCACGAAGCTTTCATGGTCACGCTGATGGCTGGGGATTTATAAACGATGATAACGTCGGTAGCCACTGA
- a CDS encoding sugar-binding transcriptional regulator: MVKLRRETQSSYSEAASLRLRAAWLYYNQGLTQKDVAERLGISRSTVIRLLDEALKRSEVQIWIAEGIDDCVELAVKLEKSFGLDEAVVVPSSAGQDAEGIARAVGLALGQFLTEVVTDNATIGVGWGRTMTASLAGFRPPRRENCKVVSLLGGIVAVHQTNPIDYTWRLASQLGAECYMFLAPLLVDSVATKRALIEDCGLKTLYDLAENLDLAVVSCGDIRPQSTSLSEGFISRATLNELIEAGCVCDTMFNFLDAEGRSVSHPINERVMSVDLDTLKKAKHIVIASGGAHRAIAIRATIRRIGCNTLITDEAAARELLGLEG; the protein is encoded by the coding sequence GTGGTCAAGCTTCGCCGGGAGACCCAGAGCAGCTATTCGGAAGCGGCATCTCTGCGGCTTCGCGCTGCCTGGCTCTATTATAACCAGGGCCTGACCCAGAAGGATGTGGCCGAACGGCTCGGCATCAGCCGGTCAACGGTGATCCGGCTGCTGGATGAGGCGTTGAAACGCTCCGAAGTGCAGATCTGGATTGCCGAAGGCATCGATGATTGCGTCGAACTGGCTGTGAAGCTGGAGAAAAGCTTCGGCCTGGATGAGGCGGTGGTCGTGCCATCCTCTGCCGGGCAGGACGCCGAAGGCATCGCCCGCGCCGTCGGCCTGGCGCTTGGCCAGTTCCTGACCGAAGTGGTCACAGACAATGCAACCATCGGCGTCGGCTGGGGCCGCACCATGACGGCGTCGCTTGCCGGTTTTCGCCCGCCGCGCCGGGAAAACTGCAAGGTCGTCTCGCTGCTGGGCGGCATTGTCGCCGTTCACCAGACCAATCCCATCGACTATACATGGCGGCTGGCCAGCCAGCTCGGGGCGGAATGCTATATGTTCCTCGCTCCGCTGCTGGTCGATAGCGTCGCCACCAAACGGGCGCTGATCGAGGATTGCGGGTTGAAAACCCTCTATGATCTCGCCGAAAACCTCGACCTCGCCGTGGTCTCCTGCGGCGACATCCGCCCGCAATCCACCTCGCTGTCGGAAGGCTTCATCAGCCGCGCCACGCTGAACGAACTGATCGAGGCTGGCTGCGTCTGCGACACCATGTTCAACTTTCTCGATGCCGAGGGCCGCTCGGTCTCCCACCCGATCAACGAGCGGGTGATGTCGGTTGATCTCGACACGCTGAAAAAAGCCAAACACATCGTCATCGCGTCGGGCGGCGCCCACCGCGCCATCGCCATCCGCGCCACCATACGCCGCATTGGGTGCAACACGCTGATCACGGACGAGGCGGCGGCTAGGGAGTTGTTGGGGTTGGAGGGGTGA